The Flavobacteriales bacterium genomic interval AACCAGCAGAAACAACGCAGCCACAAAAAGTGCATACCCGAATTGGGGTAAAGAACTTCCGAAAAGTCGCTGGCTCATCTGTTGGGCGGAATTACCGTTAAATTCGTGGGCAAGATAGCTATGAACAAACGGATTCTGCTGGTTGAGGACGAGGAAAGCCTCCAAGATATCATTAAACTGAACTTGGAATTGGAAGGCTATGAGGTTTCTGCCGTGAACAACGGCAAAACCGCCTTGGAGGAATTTGCCCGTAAGCGGTTCGACCTGGTGATTCTGGATGTGATGCTTCCCGAAGTGGACGGTTTTACCATCTGCCAAACCATTCGACTGGAAAACACCAAAGTTCCTATCCTGTTTCTCACCGCAAAAAGTTCGGCAGAAGACCGCGTGTTCGGTTTGAAGATCGGTGGAGATGATTACCTCACCAAACCGTTCAACTTGGATGAATTTCTACTCCGTGTTCAGGCATTACTGAAGCGTGGAGCGACCGAGTTCAACAAGTCTGTAGACACGTTCAGTTTCGGCAACTGCAAGATCGATTTCAGTTCGTTCACCATCAAAGACATTGACGGGAACGAACATCAGCTTTCCAAAAGGGAGATGAAGCTGCTGCGCCTTTTTGTCGATCGGAGAAACGAGGTCCTCTCGCGCGAAACGATATTGGAAACGGTCTGGGGCTATGATGTGTTCCCTTCCACCCGCACCATCGACAACTACATTCTCGCCTTCCGAAAGTACTTTGAGAAAGATCCCAAAGACCCCAAACATTTTCTTTCTGTTAGGAGTGTCGGCTACAAGTTCGTGGCCTGAACTACGAATTGTATTTTCACGGCTCATTCTCAATTCCAGTTCAAATGTTCTCACGATTTCTGCTATGCCTTTACGCCCTTAGCGTATGGCAAATTGCCTTTTCACAGACCATCGACCCGAAAGATGTGACCATTGTGCGCGACCCGTTCGGAGTGCCGCACATTTTCGGGAAGACCGATGCCGATGCCGCTTATGGTCTTGCGTATGCACATTCTGAAGACAACTTTCACGACATCCAGTTGGCGGTGCTGGCCGGGCAAGGTAGGTTGGGAGAAGTGACCGGAAAGGAAGGCGTGCTTTTCGATTTCGGTCTGAGGTTGCTGAACATCGACTCGCTGGTGGAAGCGCGGTTCGAAAAAGACCTGTCGCCCGAATTCAGAGCCACGCTGCAAGCCTATGCACAGGGTTTGAATGATTTTGCGGCCAAGCATCCGAAAGAGGTCCTTCATAAAAAACTCTTCCCTGTGGAAGCGAAAGACCTCGTAAAAAGTTCTACGCTGAGCGTTTCGCTGATGGCAGGTTTGGGCATGGCGTTGAAAGCGGTGAATGAGAACCGCGTGGAAGAATTCCTCGGTTCCAATGAAGCACATACCGGAACAGGCTCCAATGCATTGGCAGTTGCATCCGAAAAAATGGATGACGGACTTCCTTATTTATTGGTCAATTCGCATCAGCCGATCGAGGGACGATTTGCATGGTACGAAGCGCACGTGGTAAGTGATGAAGGTTGGGATTGCATCGGAGGACTTTTTCCTGGTGGCACCACCGTTTTTGTCGGCTCGAACCAGAACCTTGGCTGGGGGCACACCTTCAACTACCACCAGTTTGGCGACATCTATAAATTGGAGATCAACCCGAAAAACAAGAACCAATATAAATATGATGGTGAGTGGAAGGATTTCTACATCCGAAAAGTGAAGTTGAAAGTGAAAGTGGCGGGAATGAGGATTCCTGTCTCTCGCAAGGTGAAATGGTGTACTTACGGCCCCGTTTTCGAGAACAAGTACGGTTCGTGGGGATTCCGATTCCCTGCATACAACGACATTCGGGCAACCGAACAATGGTTCCGAATGAACAAGGCCCAAAACTTTGGGGAGTTTACCGAGGCGATGAAAATGCAAGCGGTTCCACTCTTCAATACGGTGTATGCAGATAAGGACGGAAACATCATGCTGCACTCTGGCGGAAAAATGCCCAAGCGCAATCCAAAGCTCAATTGGACCTATCCTATCACGGCCAATACATCTGATTACAAATGGACGGAGATCCTTGATTATGAGCAGCTGCCACACGTGGAAAATCCCGAATGCGGTTTTGTTTACAACGCCAATAACACACCGCTCCATTGCACAGGCGACAGTTGCAATTGGAATGAGTATTTCCCTGGACTTCAGACGTTTGAGTACAACCGAGGCGAGCGTTTCGGCTACCTGATGAAAAGCCATGAAGGATCATTTACGGAAGCCGACCTGAAGCGCATCAAATTCGACATGAAGTATCACCCGAATGGAATTTACGAGCACAAATTCGCAGCCATGTACAACTTGGACGAAACGAAATATCCAGACATTGCCGATGCCATCCAAAAACTGAAACATTGGGACAAAGCGGGCAATGCCGATAACATGGATGCGGCCTTGGCCATGGTCACGCACGAGTTTCTCCGCCAAGCCATTGATGCACCTTTTGCGCTGCTGATGGTTCGGCAGGAACCGCTTTCGGAGGAAATGGCCGTGGACGCCATCCGCAAAGCGAAGAAATTGCTACTGAAAACGCACGGAACATTGGATGTTCCTCTCGGAGAAGTTCAACGTCTTGTAAGAGGAGATGTCAGTTTCCCGGCCAACGGTCTTCGCGAAGTTCCACGCGCCAGCGACACCAAACTGCACGACAAGAAGAATGGAATCTATAAGGTAACGGGTGGCGATGGTTACATTCAGATAGCGCGGTTCGGGAAAGATGGCGTGAACATCCGCAGCATCAATGCGTTCGGTGCAAGTTCTCGGCCAGAGAGTTCGCATTACACCGACCAGATGAAACTCTTCACCGACCACGAATACAAGCAAGTTCCAATGGACAGAGCAACATTGGAAAAGAATGCCGAGCGGGTATATCATCCCGGAGAATAGCCCCTTTTCTATGTAATGTATCTGACAATGGAGAATTCCTTATGATTTCCATCACATAGCACTCGGCTCAAACTCGCATATTCGCACCCATTAAAATTTACCATGAAAAAACTGACCCCATTCCTTCCCTTCCTTCTTTCCGTTGTGTTTACCTCAGCGGTGTATTCGCAGCAGAGCTGCTCATTCATCATCCACGTAGATGGAGACAACGGAACCGATGATGCTTCCTGCGGAGGCGAAGGTTCTCCGTGTGCCACCATCAACTATGGTATTCAGAGGGCTGGAACCGAAGGTTATTCTGACGTCCGCATTGCAATTACCACAAACCCTTACGCGGAAATTGTGGAGATAGCCGATGGAATCAGCCTCTGGGGCGGATTTGATTCTCAATGGAATCTGGTGGGACTCACCGAAATTGAAGGAGGACTTGACAACAACAGCGAGGTTTATACTGTCAAGGCCAGCAATGTCAATTCGACCACTGTGCTTTCCGATCTGGAAATAACCGCGCCCAACGCTACCATTGCCGGTAGAAGTTCTTACGGAATGCATATTTCCAACAGTACGGGGTTGGTATTCCAGCGCGTGACCATTCATGGTGGAACAGGTTCACAAGGTGATTCTGGAACTGGGGGAACCGATGCTACCGTGGTTGCCGTGAATGGCACAAATGGAGGCGATGGTGACGAATACAACACCTCCTGCAACGACAGTAGCGCAGGAAGCGGTGGTACAGGCGCGACAACTCCTGGCTATGCGAACACGAAAGGAGGAAACGGAGGCCGTGGCGGACACATGGACAGCGATTGCAGCTTTCCTCCCAGCTTGAACGCAACGGATGGCGTTGCCGGATCGAACGCCACGGATTTTCAGACCAATAGTTACGGTTACCGAGGTGGCGGTGGCGGTACATGCAGCAATGGAAGCCCCGGGCAGAACGGCAAAACCGTTCATGGCACAGGCGGCACGGGTGCAACGTCTTCGGCTACATTGAATGGAGATTTTTGGATTGCCACAACAGCTGACCCAGGCACTTTGGGCGATAATGGCACCGGAGGTGGCGGTGGCGGTGGCTCAGGCGGCTGCGACAGCGGAACCGATTCTTATGGAGCCGGTGGCGGTGGCGGTGGATCTGGCGGCATTGCCGCTTCTACGGTTGGTACCGGTGGCCAATCCGGTGGCAATAGTGCTGCGCTTTTTCTTGTGAACTCCACTTGCTCGGCCATTGATTGTTCCTTCCTTCTTGGCTCGGGCGGTATTGCAGGTGCCGGTGGCGAAAGCGGACAAGGCACAGCTGGCGGCCAAGGTGGTCAAGGCGGTTACGGACCAGGAACTGGAGATGGCGGAAATGGCGGCAACGGTGGCGATGGCGGCAACAGCGGTGGCGGTGGCGGTGGAGCCGCAGGCTCTGCTTACGGCATTTACGGAGTCAACTCCACCATCAACCGAACAGGTTCCAATTTTAGCGGAGGAACAGCCGGTGTTGTTGGAACAGGAGGTGCAGGAACACCAGCAGGGGTTGCTGGCACAGATGGAGCAGTTGGTGAAGTGGCCAATGTGGCCGGAACCATTACCGATAACGTAGGCGTGTTGGCTTTGCAACCTGATCCATGTGTTGAAATTGTGACAACCGACCTTGCAACCTTGGAATTCTGTGCTGGCGATTCTACATCCATTACATTCAATGCGATTGGAAGTTTTACAGGTGCAAATGTGTTCACCGCTCAACTTTCGGATGCCAGCGGAGATTTCACTTCTCCGACTGACATTGGCACATTGAACGGAGCTA includes:
- a CDS encoding response regulator — protein: MAMNKRILLVEDEESLQDIIKLNLELEGYEVSAVNNGKTALEEFARKRFDLVILDVMLPEVDGFTICQTIRLENTKVPILFLTAKSSAEDRVFGLKIGGDDYLTKPFNLDEFLLRVQALLKRGATEFNKSVDTFSFGNCKIDFSSFTIKDIDGNEHQLSKREMKLLRLFVDRRNEVLSRETILETVWGYDVFPSTRTIDNYILAFRKYFEKDPKDPKHFLSVRSVGYKFVA
- a CDS encoding acylase, whose amino-acid sequence is MFSRFLLCLYALSVWQIAFSQTIDPKDVTIVRDPFGVPHIFGKTDADAAYGLAYAHSEDNFHDIQLAVLAGQGRLGEVTGKEGVLFDFGLRLLNIDSLVEARFEKDLSPEFRATLQAYAQGLNDFAAKHPKEVLHKKLFPVEAKDLVKSSTLSVSLMAGLGMALKAVNENRVEEFLGSNEAHTGTGSNALAVASEKMDDGLPYLLVNSHQPIEGRFAWYEAHVVSDEGWDCIGGLFPGGTTVFVGSNQNLGWGHTFNYHQFGDIYKLEINPKNKNQYKYDGEWKDFYIRKVKLKVKVAGMRIPVSRKVKWCTYGPVFENKYGSWGFRFPAYNDIRATEQWFRMNKAQNFGEFTEAMKMQAVPLFNTVYADKDGNIMLHSGGKMPKRNPKLNWTYPITANTSDYKWTEILDYEQLPHVENPECGFVYNANNTPLHCTGDSCNWNEYFPGLQTFEYNRGERFGYLMKSHEGSFTEADLKRIKFDMKYHPNGIYEHKFAAMYNLDETKYPDIADAIQKLKHWDKAGNADNMDAALAMVTHEFLRQAIDAPFALLMVRQEPLSEEMAVDAIRKAKKLLLKTHGTLDVPLGEVQRLVRGDVSFPANGLREVPRASDTKLHDKKNGIYKVTGGDGYIQIARFGKDGVNIRSINAFGASSRPESSHYTDQMKLFTDHEYKQVPMDRATLEKNAERVYHPGE